A window from Armatimonas rosea encodes these proteins:
- a CDS encoding anti-sigma factor family protein, translating into MNDETIRELIGPYLDDDLPTEAKRRVEEAILASPALAWEVQTLKITRERLRTDAGEVVASDAFRARTLRALYTDNPHLQNEDTENKEAGQFTLPIKL; encoded by the coding sequence ATGAACGACGAAACCATCCGTGAGCTGATCGGGCCGTACCTCGACGACGACCTGCCGACTGAGGCAAAGCGGCGTGTGGAGGAGGCGATCCTAGCCTCACCCGCGCTGGCATGGGAGGTGCAGACCCTCAAGATCACCCGGGAGCGGCTCCGCACCGATGCCGGCGAGGTCGTCGCCTCGGATGCGTTCCGAGCCCGCACCCTGCGTGCGCTTTACACCGACAATCCACATCTTCAGAACGAAGACACCGAAAACAAAGAAGCCGGGCAGTTCACCTTGCCCATCAAGCTCTAA
- the dnaN gene encoding DNA polymerase III subunit beta produces MQAITARKDLYEAVQTVGRAVSGRSTLPILSHILVTPQGGSNLKLTATDLEMWVECSLTARIQASLGDMEEAGGFTVPSRYFTEILGALPEADVILDRPDGGNKTQLRCGRSDYSLLGLPAEEFPALPDVEPTATITMNGAVLKAMIKQVAFAVSTDETRVILTGVLFIFNGQQIKMVATDTHRLAVRGGIASSGEGQGQAVLPARAMNEISRLAGDEDEVVIALAQGQARFEVNKKNSNGDTVATTTLITRLIEGQFPNYERVIPAGHERKLTLETAEFQKAVKRVAIVARENANRIVLETEGAQLAMSAESGTIGSARDEIEVAREGDDIQIAFNAKYLGDVLAAIETEGVVLELTEPLRPGILRPIGDNAADYLCVLMPMQVI; encoded by the coding sequence ATGCAAGCAATCACCGCACGAAAAGACCTCTACGAGGCAGTACAGACCGTCGGACGCGCCGTCTCCGGGCGCTCGACCCTCCCGATTCTCTCCCATATCCTAGTCACCCCGCAGGGCGGCTCGAACCTGAAGCTCACCGCGACCGACCTGGAGATGTGGGTGGAGTGCTCGCTCACCGCGCGTATCCAGGCGAGCCTGGGCGACATGGAGGAGGCCGGTGGCTTCACGGTGCCGTCGCGCTACTTCACCGAGATCCTCGGCGCGCTCCCCGAGGCCGATGTGATCCTCGACCGCCCCGATGGTGGCAACAAGACCCAGCTGCGCTGTGGTCGCTCGGACTACAGCCTGCTTGGGCTGCCCGCCGAGGAGTTCCCCGCCCTCCCCGATGTCGAGCCCACCGCGACCATCACGATGAACGGTGCCGTGCTCAAGGCGATGATCAAGCAGGTCGCCTTCGCGGTCTCCACCGACGAGACCCGTGTGATCCTGACGGGCGTGCTCTTTATCTTCAATGGCCAGCAGATCAAGATGGTCGCCACCGACACCCACCGCCTCGCGGTGCGTGGCGGGATCGCGTCTTCGGGCGAGGGCCAGGGCCAAGCGGTCCTTCCTGCCCGTGCCATGAACGAGATCAGCCGCTTGGCTGGTGACGAAGACGAAGTGGTGATCGCGCTGGCGCAGGGTCAGGCACGCTTTGAGGTGAATAAGAAGAACTCCAACGGCGACACAGTTGCGACCACGACCCTCATCACCCGCCTGATCGAGGGCCAGTTCCCCAACTACGAGCGTGTCATCCCCGCCGGCCACGAGCGCAAGCTGACTCTGGAGACCGCCGAGTTCCAGAAAGCCGTCAAGCGTGTGGCCATTGTCGCCCGTGAGAACGCCAACCGGATTGTCCTAGAGACCGAGGGCGCGCAGCTGGCGATGTCCGCGGAATCGGGGACCATTGGCTCCGCCCGCGATGAGATCGAGGTGGCACGGGAGGGCGACGATATCCAGATCGCGTTCAATGCCAAGTACCTCGGGGATGTGCTCGCCGCGATCGAGACCGAGGGAGTCGTCCTGGAGCTCACCGAGCCCCTGCGCCCCGGCATCCTCCGCCCCATCGGGGACAACGCCGCCGACTATCTCTGCGTCCTGATGCCCATGCAGGTGATCTAG
- a CDS encoding M14 family metallopeptidase, protein MPLQTPPQTRAERTGYAETSHYDDVIAFLEALKLPITVLATSDQGRKVPLVTLGKGKLKVYIQANIHGGEVEGKEAALMLLRDLPKSHPKLLEKLTLVVCPIYNCDGNEKWGEGKRNRGSQDGPEVIGERANGAGLDLNRDCMKAESPEMRGVLEHIYRKHDPALVLDLHTTNGTRHGYHLTYSPPLNPNSDPAVLAYVRDSLLPIVRKRLEKEKSWKLFDYGNVERRGMERVWATFGDEPRYVTNYAGLRGRLSILSEAVSFLPFETRVKVTYDFVLAILEEAAKDSEKIQQLVRDADKRRRTELGVRFEMAARATPESVPLEKPGPDAETDHRKAPKELEQVTLPVWDRFKTTRSNKVPKGYFVTHGKVIELLKSHGIQGQDYSHKGSIETFVVSQKQVSRTPFQGHRLIQFEGSWIEKEALVTFGWFVPTDQPLQALIFQLLEPENLDSAAAWGLFENPPGFEAPLPLIRVPQK, encoded by the coding sequence ATGCCGTTGCAAACCCCACCCCAGACCCGCGCCGAGCGCACGGGCTACGCCGAGACAAGCCACTACGACGATGTGATTGCATTTCTGGAGGCGCTCAAGCTCCCCATTACCGTGCTGGCGACCAGCGACCAAGGGCGAAAAGTCCCGCTGGTAACCCTTGGGAAGGGCAAGCTCAAGGTCTACATCCAGGCCAATATCCACGGGGGCGAGGTGGAGGGTAAGGAGGCCGCGCTGATGCTCCTGCGCGACCTGCCCAAGTCCCACCCCAAGCTCCTAGAGAAGCTCACGCTGGTTGTCTGCCCGATCTACAACTGCGATGGCAACGAGAAATGGGGCGAGGGCAAGCGCAACCGGGGCTCCCAAGACGGCCCCGAGGTGATTGGGGAGCGGGCCAATGGGGCGGGGCTCGATCTCAACCGAGACTGCATGAAGGCGGAATCGCCGGAGATGCGCGGGGTCTTGGAGCACATCTACAGAAAACACGATCCCGCGCTCGTGCTGGATCTGCACACGACCAACGGGACACGCCACGGGTATCATCTCACCTACTCCCCGCCCCTCAACCCCAACTCCGACCCCGCCGTGCTCGCCTATGTCCGCGACTCCCTGCTCCCGATTGTCCGCAAGCGCCTCGAAAAAGAGAAGTCCTGGAAGCTCTTTGACTACGGCAATGTCGAGCGGCGCGGCATGGAGCGTGTCTGGGCGACCTTTGGCGACGAGCCACGCTACGTCACCAACTACGCCGGGCTACGGGGCCGCCTCTCCATCCTCTCCGAGGCCGTGAGCTTCCTGCCCTTTGAGACACGTGTCAAGGTGACCTATGACTTTGTCTTGGCGATCCTGGAAGAGGCCGCCAAGGACAGCGAAAAGATCCAGCAGCTGGTCAGAGACGCCGACAAGCGCCGTCGTACTGAGCTTGGGGTGCGCTTTGAGATGGCCGCTCGCGCCACGCCAGAGTCCGTCCCGCTGGAAAAGCCCGGCCCCGATGCCGAGACAGACCATCGAAAAGCCCCCAAAGAGCTGGAGCAAGTAACTCTCCCTGTCTGGGATCGCTTCAAAACCACCCGCTCGAACAAAGTTCCGAAGGGTTATTTTGTCACCCACGGGAAGGTCATTGAGCTTCTCAAGAGCCATGGCATCCAAGGCCAAGACTACTCGCACAAAGGAAGTATCGAGACGTTCGTCGTGAGCCAGAAGCAAGTTAGTCGCACACCGTTTCAGGGGCATCGGCTGATTCAGTTTGAGGGAAGCTGGATCGAGAAGGAGGCGCTCGTCACCTTTGGCTGGTTTGTCCCGACAGACCAGCCCCTTCAGGCTCTGATCTTTCAACTTCTGGAGCCGGAGAACCTCGATAGTGCCGCCGCTTGGGGCCTTTTTGAAAACCCTCCCGGCTTTGAGGCCCCGCTACCACTCATCCGGGTGCCACAAAAATGA
- a CDS encoding alpha/beta fold hydrolase produces MSWEFSNQTVENEGATIHYEVHGEGVPPVILLHGFSSSFRRNWHGVGWTQAFVEAGRRVIGPDLRGHGRSSKFHTYDAYWPAKLCRDILAVQDAAGAAPADFLGFSMGGGLALQFAMLYPERVRRLVLAGIGDKVLRTKSIPMLPSTIAQALEAESVESIESPIGKQFRSFAAKTNNDLKALAALMRGPGWPGRVDEHRELSVPTRVILAETDTFMPETERLREALPGAEFVTVPGTDHLSLALSSEFKRLALEFLE; encoded by the coding sequence ATGAGCTGGGAGTTTTCCAACCAGACAGTCGAGAACGAAGGGGCGACGATCCACTACGAGGTGCACGGCGAGGGCGTCCCTCCCGTGATCTTGCTCCATGGCTTCTCGAGCTCGTTTCGGCGCAACTGGCACGGGGTGGGCTGGACACAGGCCTTTGTTGAGGCGGGGCGGCGCGTGATCGGGCCGGACCTGCGGGGGCATGGGCGCAGCAGCAAGTTCCACACCTACGATGCCTACTGGCCCGCCAAGCTCTGCCGGGATATTCTCGCCGTGCAGGATGCAGCGGGCGCGGCACCGGCAGACTTTCTGGGATTCTCGATGGGCGGCGGGCTCGCGCTTCAGTTTGCGATGCTCTACCCGGAGCGGGTGCGGCGGTTGGTGCTCGCGGGAATCGGGGATAAGGTGCTACGGACCAAGAGTATCCCCATGCTGCCCAGCACGATTGCCCAGGCGCTAGAGGCCGAGAGTGTGGAGAGCATCGAGTCGCCGATTGGGAAGCAGTTCCGTAGCTTTGCGGCCAAGACCAACAACGATCTCAAGGCGCTGGCGGCGCTGATGCGCGGGCCGGGCTGGCCGGGTCGGGTAGACGAGCACCGCGAGCTCAGCGTCCCCACACGGGTGATCCTCGCCGAGACCGATACCTTCATGCCTGAGACGGAGCGTCTGCGGGAAGCGCTACCGGGGGCGGAGTTTGTGACGGTCCCGGGGACCGATCACCTGAGCCTGGCGCTCTCAAGCGAGTTCAAGCGCCTAGCTCTGGAGTTTCTGGAGTAG
- a CDS encoding competence type IV pilus major pilin ComGC — protein MTRMVQKQFRRRGFTLVEVMMVVCIVSVVFAIAAPNLRRTRENARARGCLRNLRVIDSAKEQYAMDNKLAQGSTMPALSVLCGNGTTTYIKGGTPFCQAGGTYTPNNLGTDPSCSVGTNAMIAHILP, from the coding sequence ATGACGAGGATGGTTCAAAAACAGTTTCGCCGACGTGGGTTTACCCTTGTGGAAGTGATGATGGTGGTGTGTATCGTGAGCGTGGTCTTTGCGATTGCAGCCCCGAATTTACGTCGTACCAGAGAGAATGCCAGAGCTCGTGGCTGTCTGCGCAACCTGCGGGTGATCGACTCCGCCAAGGAGCAGTATGCCATGGACAACAAGCTCGCTCAGGGCTCGACCATGCCTGCGCTCTCCGTGCTCTGTGGCAACGGTACCACCACCTACATCAAGGGAGGTACTCCCTTCTGCCAGGCCGGCGGCACCTACACCCCCAACAACTTGGGAACCGACCCCTCTTGCTCTGTGGGGACAAATGCCATGATCGCTCATATTCTTCCCTAG
- a CDS encoding competence type IV pilus major pilin ComGC, which produces MHDSKKSPKKRGAFTLIEIMVALMILTTLFSIAVPQFLRAREVSRARGCVKNLKVIEMAKEQYGMDNHLSAGATLPALSALCGNGTTTYIKGPGPICESGGTYTVGVLSADPTCSIGTSIGAAPLSHTLP; this is translated from the coding sequence ATGCATGACTCGAAAAAATCACCCAAGAAACGAGGTGCCTTCACCTTAATCGAGATCATGGTGGCGCTGATGATCCTCACCACCCTGTTCTCTATTGCAGTGCCACAGTTTCTCCGTGCGCGCGAGGTCTCACGCGCACGCGGCTGTGTGAAGAACCTCAAGGTGATTGAGATGGCAAAAGAGCAGTACGGGATGGACAACCACCTCTCCGCCGGGGCAACCCTGCCTGCGCTCTCTGCGCTCTGTGGCAACGGAACCACGACCTATATCAAAGGCCCAGGCCCCATCTGTGAGTCGGGGGGGACCTATACGGTTGGGGTTCTCTCCGCGGATCCTACCTGCTCGATCGGGACTTCGATTGGCGCAGCTCCCCTTTCTCACACTCTCCCTTAA
- a CDS encoding glutamate ligase domain-containing protein — MTFDQAVGYLANRITFSPRKDPARLRALLAEVGSPQDRLPCVHIAGTNGKGSVTTMTAAILQAAGYTVGAYLSPYVFSLGERWQVNGLPLSEEALARHVTELAPFVERISAGELGAITEFELKTAIAFKHFAEVGVDFAVIEVGIGGTYDSTNIIPPPLAAAITSIGFDHMALLGNTLGEIAAQKAGILKHGTRACITPVTDPEALAAIQQKATSEGVPLTLVRGDELPGGITLALRGPHQRVNASTATLLARTLELPESAIRAGLESATLPGRFQLCLGGRLILDGAHNEDGAQTLVAALTEEFPGEKFVFVIGSKQTHSPAPFLAELAPLAAAVIATEPSFKPTPAREVVAAAQRLGLPVTHQVPVAAAIEAALQRTERVVVTGSFYVVGETPVRYLAR; from the coding sequence GTGACTTTTGACCAAGCGGTTGGCTATCTTGCCAATCGCATCACTTTTTCTCCTCGCAAAGACCCTGCCCGCCTCCGCGCACTCCTCGCCGAAGTCGGCTCTCCCCAGGACCGGCTTCCCTGTGTCCATATTGCCGGCACCAATGGCAAGGGCTCCGTCACGACCATGACCGCCGCAATTCTCCAGGCGGCGGGCTATACGGTGGGGGCCTATCTCTCTCCCTATGTCTTCTCCCTCGGGGAGCGCTGGCAGGTCAATGGGCTCCCGCTCTCCGAAGAAGCCCTCGCCCGGCATGTCACTGAGCTTGCTCCCTTTGTGGAGCGGATCAGCGCCGGGGAGCTGGGTGCGATCACAGAGTTTGAGCTTAAGACCGCGATCGCCTTCAAGCACTTTGCCGAGGTCGGGGTGGACTTTGCGGTGATCGAGGTGGGGATCGGGGGCACCTACGACTCGACCAATATCATCCCGCCGCCCCTCGCGGCCGCGATCACGAGTATCGGCTTCGACCACATGGCGCTTCTGGGAAACACGCTCGGTGAGATCGCCGCGCAGAAGGCAGGGATTCTCAAGCACGGCACCCGCGCCTGTATCACCCCGGTCACCGATCCTGAGGCGCTGGCCGCGATCCAGCAGAAGGCCACCTCCGAGGGGGTTCCCCTCACCCTGGTGCGTGGCGACGAGCTCCCGGGCGGCATCACGCTGGCGCTGCGAGGGCCGCACCAGCGGGTCAATGCGAGCACGGCCACCCTTCTCGCACGGACTCTGGAGCTTCCCGAGAGCGCGATCCGGGCGGGCTTAGAGTCCGCGACTCTCCCCGGGCGCTTCCAGCTCTGTTTGGGTGGGCGGCTGATCCTGGATGGAGCACACAACGAAGACGGTGCACAGACACTCGTTGCCGCCCTCACCGAGGAGTTCCCCGGCGAGAAGTTTGTCTTTGTGATCGGCTCCAAGCAGACCCACTCCCCCGCTCCCTTCCTCGCCGAGCTCGCCCCCCTGGCCGCGGCCGTGATCGCGACCGAGCCAAGCTTCAAGCCCACACCCGCCCGTGAGGTCGTGGCCGCCGCGCAGCGCCTTGGGCTGCCCGTAACCCACCAGGTGCCGGTCGCGGCGGCTATCGAGGCAGCTCTCCAGCGCACCGAGCGCGTCGTGGTCACGGGCTCGTTCTATGTCGTGGGCGAGACCCCGGTGCGCTACTTAGCTCGATAG
- a CDS encoding valine--tRNA ligase, producing the protein MELSTRYEPQEAEAAIYAQWLENHAFKATPDSRTPYCITIPPPNVTGALHMGHALNHTVMDTLGRWKRMLGFNVLILPGTDHAGIATQAVVEKKIRAEQRQTRYDLGREAFIGKVWEWKEEYGNKIVSQMQRLGCGYDWDRLRFTMDESYVEAILTVFEQLYADGYIYIGERMVNWSPGFQSVISDIEIDNREEDGSLWHLRYPYTDGSGYIVVATSRPETLLGDTAVAVSPKDERYKAVLGKTITLPLVGREIPVLADDFVDAAFGTGAVKITPFHDPNDYEMGNRHGLERIEVIGPDAKMTANAGAYAGLDRFEARKRIVADLEELGLLEKIEPYRHTVPYCDRSGAVIEPRPSSQWFCKMGGTELVDKAIGAARDGSIRFLPERYRELYLRWMENIRDWPISRQLWWGHRLPVWRKTDSNPEEASSWVFARTQAEAEAKLGSTEILQSDDVLDTWFSSALWPFATLGWPQESSDLDYYYPTSLLSTAQEILYLWVARMIMTGERFIGKKPFDDVYIHATVLDEHGRRMSKSKGNGIDPVELIDLYGADALRFALAREAGQRQDIRFKPVKAGKQEQVEQARNFANKIWNASRFVMMNLEAPPAPTSGGAAFEPKPEALVDRWILSRLAATVELVNEGFATYNLDDATRALYEFFWSDFCDWYVEAAKPRLAAPPAPASGGASETKDVLWFTLERALRLLHPILPHLTETLWQALPGAKEAAGCDFLMQAAYPTELAHYRDEAAEAEWEAVQEITAAIRNLQAVNNLKKGGEAFVETAHPDVLAANRSIIEFLTRFTLVLGAGPSDGYLQPTRFGDVRLPRPEATPEELAAEKGRIEGELLKIEKDLEGLNKRLSDPSFAERAPEAVVTKTRTQQAELLDKQAKLTERLAQLGG; encoded by the coding sequence ATGGAACTCTCAACACGCTACGAGCCACAGGAAGCGGAGGCGGCGATCTACGCCCAGTGGTTGGAAAATCACGCTTTTAAGGCCACGCCGGATAGCCGGACGCCGTATTGTATTACGATCCCCCCGCCCAATGTCACCGGGGCCTTGCACATGGGCCACGCGCTGAATCATACCGTGATGGACACCCTGGGGCGCTGGAAGCGTATGCTCGGCTTCAACGTGCTCATCCTCCCCGGAACCGACCACGCCGGAATCGCGACCCAGGCCGTGGTCGAGAAGAAGATCCGCGCCGAGCAGCGACAGACCCGCTATGATCTAGGCCGCGAGGCGTTTATCGGGAAGGTGTGGGAGTGGAAAGAGGAGTACGGCAATAAGATTGTGAGCCAGATGCAGCGCCTCGGGTGCGGCTACGACTGGGACCGCCTGCGCTTCACCATGGACGAGAGCTATGTGGAGGCGATCCTCACGGTCTTTGAGCAGCTCTACGCCGACGGCTATATCTACATCGGGGAGCGCATGGTGAACTGGTCGCCGGGCTTCCAGAGCGTGATCTCCGATATCGAGATCGACAACCGGGAGGAGGACGGCTCCCTCTGGCACCTGCGCTACCCCTACACCGACGGCAGTGGCTATATTGTCGTGGCGACCAGCCGTCCCGAGACCCTGCTGGGCGACACGGCGGTGGCGGTGAGCCCCAAGGACGAGCGCTACAAGGCCGTGCTGGGCAAGACCATCACGCTCCCGCTCGTGGGGCGCGAGATTCCCGTGCTCGCCGATGACTTTGTGGACGCGGCGTTTGGAACGGGCGCGGTGAAGATCACCCCCTTCCACGATCCCAACGACTACGAGATGGGGAATCGGCATGGCCTAGAGCGGATCGAGGTGATCGGCCCCGATGCGAAGATGACCGCCAACGCGGGTGCCTACGCCGGCCTGGACCGCTTCGAGGCGCGCAAGCGCATTGTCGCCGACCTGGAGGAGCTGGGGCTCCTAGAGAAGATCGAGCCCTATCGCCATACCGTACCCTACTGCGATCGCTCCGGTGCCGTGATCGAGCCGCGCCCGTCGAGCCAGTGGTTCTGCAAGATGGGTGGCACGGAGCTGGTAGACAAGGCGATCGGTGCGGCACGCGACGGCTCGATCCGTTTCCTGCCGGAGCGCTACCGCGAGCTCTACCTGCGCTGGATGGAGAATATCCGCGACTGGCCGATCTCGCGCCAGCTCTGGTGGGGGCATCGGCTTCCCGTCTGGCGCAAGACCGACTCCAACCCGGAGGAGGCCAGCAGCTGGGTCTTTGCCCGCACCCAGGCCGAAGCAGAGGCGAAGCTAGGGAGCACCGAAATTCTCCAGTCCGACGATGTGCTCGACACGTGGTTTAGCTCCGCGCTCTGGCCCTTCGCGACCCTGGGCTGGCCGCAGGAGAGCTCTGATCTCGACTACTACTACCCAACCAGCCTGCTCAGCACGGCCCAGGAGATTCTCTATCTCTGGGTGGCGCGCATGATCATGACCGGCGAGCGCTTTATCGGCAAGAAGCCCTTCGACGATGTGTATATCCACGCGACGGTTCTGGACGAGCACGGTCGCCGGATGAGCAAGTCGAAGGGCAATGGAATCGATCCCGTGGAGCTGATCGACCTCTACGGTGCCGATGCCCTGCGCTTCGCCCTCGCCCGTGAGGCCGGCCAGCGCCAGGACATCCGCTTCAAGCCCGTGAAGGCCGGCAAGCAGGAGCAAGTGGAGCAGGCCCGCAACTTCGCCAATAAGATCTGGAACGCATCGCGCTTCGTGATGATGAACCTGGAGGCCCCCCCCGCCCCCACAAGCGGGGGAGCTGCATTTGAACCCAAGCCCGAGGCGCTCGTGGATCGCTGGATTCTCTCGCGGCTCGCGGCGACCGTGGAGCTGGTCAACGAGGGTTTCGCGACCTACAACCTCGACGATGCCACGCGGGCGCTCTACGAGTTCTTCTGGAGCGACTTCTGCGACTGGTACGTGGAGGCCGCAAAGCCCCGCCTCGCGGCCCCCCCCGCCCCCGCAAGCGGGGGAGCCAGCGAGACCAAGGATGTCCTCTGGTTCACCTTGGAGCGTGCCCTGCGCCTGCTCCACCCGATCCTACCGCACCTGACCGAGACTCTCTGGCAGGCGCTTCCTGGTGCAAAAGAGGCCGCCGGTTGCGACTTTCTCATGCAGGCAGCCTATCCCACCGAGCTGGCGCACTACCGAGATGAGGCAGCGGAAGCGGAGTGGGAGGCGGTGCAGGAGATCACGGCGGCGATTCGCAACCTCCAAGCCGTCAACAACCTCAAAAAAGGCGGCGAGGCGTTTGTGGAGACCGCCCACCCCGACGTGCTAGCGGCCAACCGCTCGATTATCGAGTTCCTAACGCGCTTTACGCTCGTGCTGGGGGCCGGCCCCTCCGATGGCTACCTCCAACCCACGCGCTTTGGCGATGTCCGCCTGCCCCGCCCCGAGGCGACCCCCGAGGAGCTGGCGGCGGAGAAGGGGAGAATCGAGGGCGAGCTGCTCAAGATAGAGAAGGACCTGGAAGGGCTCAACAAGCGCCTGAGCGATCCCAGCTTCGCCGAGCGCGCGCCCGAGGCCGTTGTGACCAAGACCCGCACCCAGCAGGCCGAGCTCCTCGACAAGCAAGCCAAGCTCACCGAGCGCCTGGCACAGCTAGGCGGCTAG